In one window of Gossypium arboreum isolate Shixiya-1 chromosome 4, ASM2569848v2, whole genome shotgun sequence DNA:
- the LOC108460425 gene encoding uncharacterized protein LOC108460425 isoform X7: MQHGEIHTNKKRRRSTDIIQSSEWRSEAEEYEMISSPTAFHKSRAMVETEATVKRKKRRRKRKRMNNWLKLSQFHPHHPNPVDIDVKENKMIEVVQAVKCRTEGIGDKAGSKEANDMSSSSSVDDSLISNISSGTRIGDIVSAKGTINVDGEMVRTELKTFAAEATVDAGMKEMHSLKAKCVETVKLPGKSAKSTVLRNHHKPRYFDPPNSSWTRCLSCGEDHPAAENCMLQKHVKACFLCRCLRHIGKHCSQGQYCFVCRGTFDQASDCPKKQKENNLNYNVCLRCGDSGHDMFSCRSDYSADDLKKIRCYICNDFGHLSCVKLPDASPTEVSCYNCGQSGHLGSDCSKCPKVVRGSKSPALCYRCREEGHFARSCTLPRKHARRVHAETRSVGSSSAPPNRGPQNDAKGATQESLIVNIIP; this comes from the exons ATGCAACATGGAGAAATCCATACCAATAAGAAACGGAGGAGAAGCACAGACATAATACAAAGTAGTGAATGGAGATCCGAGGCTGAAGAATATGAAATGATTTCCAGTCCAACTGCCTTTCACAAGTCCAGAGCTATGGTGGAAACAGAAGCTACtgtcaaaagaaagaaaagaaggagaaagagaaaaaggatgaacaattggCTTAAACTTTCACAGTTTCATCCTCATCACCCAAATCCT GTTGAtattgatgttaaggaaaataaGATGATAGAAGTTGTACAAGCAGTAAAATGTAGAACAGAGGGAATTGGTGATAAAGCAGGCTCTAAGGAGGCCAATGATATGAGTTCCTCATCTTCGGTGGATGATAGTTTGATCTCGAATATTAGCTCTGGAACACGCATCGGAGATATAGTGTCAGCAAAGGGTACAATAAATGTAGATGGTGAGATGGTCAGAACTGAGCTAAAAACCTTTGCAGCAGAAGCAACT GTTGATGCTGGAATGAAAGAAATGCATTCATTGAAAGCTAAATGTGTAGAAACTGTAAAATTACCCGGAAAATCAGCTAAGAGCACTGTGCTGCGAAACCATCAT AAACCAAGATATTTTGATCCTCCAAACAGCAGCTGGACTAGGTGTCTCAGTTGCGGAGAAGATCATCCAGCAGCAGAAAACTGTATGCTGCAAAAGCATGTGAAAGCATGCTTTCTCTGCAGGTGTCTTCGGCATATTGGAAAGCATTGCTCACAG GGTCAATATTGTTTTGTCTGCAGAGGAACGTTTGACCAAGCCAGTGATTGTccaaagaaacaaaaagaaaacaatttGAATTATAATGTTTGTTTGAGATGTGGAGATTCTGGACATGATATGTTCTCATGTAGAAGTGATTATTCAGCTGATGATCTCAAG AAGATTCGTTGTTACATTTGCAATGACTTTGGTCATCTCAGCTGTGTCAAACTTCCAGATGCAAGTCCAACAGAAGTTTCCTGCTACAATTGCGGCCAGTCTGGCCATTTAGGATCT GATTGCTCAAAGTGTCCCAAAGTTGTTCGGGGCTCAAAATCCCCTGCTTTATGCTACAGGTGCAGAGAGGAAGGCCATTTTGCACGATCTTGCACTCTCCCTAGGAAG CATGCTAGGAGAGTTCATGCCGAAACGAGATCGGTGGGGTCTAGTTCTGCTCCTCCTAATCGTGGACCTCAAAATGATGCCAAGGGTGCAACACAAGAAAGTCTAATCGTCAATATCATTCCATAA
- the LOC108460425 gene encoding uncharacterized protein LOC108460425 isoform X6 — protein MQHGEIHTNKKRRRSTDIIQSSEWRSEAEEYEMISSPTAFHKSRAMVETEATVKRKKRRRKRKRMNNWLKLSQFHPHHPNPVDIDVKENKMIEVVQAVKCRTEGIGDKAGSKEANDMSSSSSVDDSLISNISSGTRIGDIVSAKGTINVDGEMVRTELKTFAAEATVDAGMKEMHSLKAKCVETVKLPGKSAKSTVLRNHHKPRYFDPPNSSWTRCLSCGEDHPAAENCMLQKHVKACFLCRCLRHIGKHCSQQGQYCFVCRGTFDQASDCPKKQKENNLNYNVCLRCGDSGHDMFSCRSDYSADDLKKIRCYICNDFGHLSCVKLPDASPTEVSCYNCGQSGHLGSDCSKCPKVVRGSKSPALCYRCREEGHFARSCTLPRKHARRVHAETRSVGSSSAPPNRGPQNDAKGATQESLIVNIIP, from the exons ATGCAACATGGAGAAATCCATACCAATAAGAAACGGAGGAGAAGCACAGACATAATACAAAGTAGTGAATGGAGATCCGAGGCTGAAGAATATGAAATGATTTCCAGTCCAACTGCCTTTCACAAGTCCAGAGCTATGGTGGAAACAGAAGCTACtgtcaaaagaaagaaaagaaggagaaagagaaaaaggatgaacaattggCTTAAACTTTCACAGTTTCATCCTCATCACCCAAATCCT GTTGAtattgatgttaaggaaaataaGATGATAGAAGTTGTACAAGCAGTAAAATGTAGAACAGAGGGAATTGGTGATAAAGCAGGCTCTAAGGAGGCCAATGATATGAGTTCCTCATCTTCGGTGGATGATAGTTTGATCTCGAATATTAGCTCTGGAACACGCATCGGAGATATAGTGTCAGCAAAGGGTACAATAAATGTAGATGGTGAGATGGTCAGAACTGAGCTAAAAACCTTTGCAGCAGAAGCAACT GTTGATGCTGGAATGAAAGAAATGCATTCATTGAAAGCTAAATGTGTAGAAACTGTAAAATTACCCGGAAAATCAGCTAAGAGCACTGTGCTGCGAAACCATCAT AAACCAAGATATTTTGATCCTCCAAACAGCAGCTGGACTAGGTGTCTCAGTTGCGGAGAAGATCATCCAGCAGCAGAAAACTGTATGCTGCAAAAGCATGTGAAAGCATGCTTTCTCTGCAGGTGTCTTCGGCATATTGGAAAGCATTGCTCACAG CAGGGTCAATATTGTTTTGTCTGCAGAGGAACGTTTGACCAAGCCAGTGATTGTccaaagaaacaaaaagaaaacaatttGAATTATAATGTTTGTTTGAGATGTGGAGATTCTGGACATGATATGTTCTCATGTAGAAGTGATTATTCAGCTGATGATCTCAAG AAGATTCGTTGTTACATTTGCAATGACTTTGGTCATCTCAGCTGTGTCAAACTTCCAGATGCAAGTCCAACAGAAGTTTCCTGCTACAATTGCGGCCAGTCTGGCCATTTAGGATCT GATTGCTCAAAGTGTCCCAAAGTTGTTCGGGGCTCAAAATCCCCTGCTTTATGCTACAGGTGCAGAGAGGAAGGCCATTTTGCACGATCTTGCACTCTCCCTAGGAAG CATGCTAGGAGAGTTCATGCCGAAACGAGATCGGTGGGGTCTAGTTCTGCTCCTCCTAATCGTGGACCTCAAAATGATGCCAAGGGTGCAACACAAGAAAGTCTAATCGTCAATATCATTCCATAA
- the LOC108460425 gene encoding uncharacterized protein LOC108460425 isoform X5, which yields MQHGEIHTNKKRRRSTDIIQSSEWRSEAEEYEMISSPTAFHKSRAMVETEATVKRKKRRRKRKRMNNWLKLSQFHPHHPNPVDIDVKENKMIEVVQAVKCRTEGIGDKAGSKEANDMSSSSSVDDSLISNISSGTRIGDIVSAKGTINVDGEMVRTELKTFAAEATVDAGMKEMHSLKAKCVETVKLPGKSAKSTVLRNHHQKPRYFDPPNSSWTRCLSCGEDHPAAENCMLQKHVKACFLCRCLRHIGKHCSQQGQYCFVCRGTFDQASDCPKKQKENNLNYNVCLRCGDSGHDMFSCRSDYSADDLKKIRCYICNDFGHLSCVKLPDASPTEVSCYNCGQSGHLGSDCSKCPKVVRGSKSPALCYRCREEGHFARSCTLPRKHARRVHAETRSVGSSSAPPNRGPQNDAKGATQESLIVNIIP from the exons ATGCAACATGGAGAAATCCATACCAATAAGAAACGGAGGAGAAGCACAGACATAATACAAAGTAGTGAATGGAGATCCGAGGCTGAAGAATATGAAATGATTTCCAGTCCAACTGCCTTTCACAAGTCCAGAGCTATGGTGGAAACAGAAGCTACtgtcaaaagaaagaaaagaaggagaaagagaaaaaggatgaacaattggCTTAAACTTTCACAGTTTCATCCTCATCACCCAAATCCT GTTGAtattgatgttaaggaaaataaGATGATAGAAGTTGTACAAGCAGTAAAATGTAGAACAGAGGGAATTGGTGATAAAGCAGGCTCTAAGGAGGCCAATGATATGAGTTCCTCATCTTCGGTGGATGATAGTTTGATCTCGAATATTAGCTCTGGAACACGCATCGGAGATATAGTGTCAGCAAAGGGTACAATAAATGTAGATGGTGAGATGGTCAGAACTGAGCTAAAAACCTTTGCAGCAGAAGCAACT GTTGATGCTGGAATGAAAGAAATGCATTCATTGAAAGCTAAATGTGTAGAAACTGTAAAATTACCCGGAAAATCAGCTAAGAGCACTGTGCTGCGAAACCATCAT CAGAAACCAAGATATTTTGATCCTCCAAACAGCAGCTGGACTAGGTGTCTCAGTTGCGGAGAAGATCATCCAGCAGCAGAAAACTGTATGCTGCAAAAGCATGTGAAAGCATGCTTTCTCTGCAGGTGTCTTCGGCATATTGGAAAGCATTGCTCACAG CAGGGTCAATATTGTTTTGTCTGCAGAGGAACGTTTGACCAAGCCAGTGATTGTccaaagaaacaaaaagaaaacaatttGAATTATAATGTTTGTTTGAGATGTGGAGATTCTGGACATGATATGTTCTCATGTAGAAGTGATTATTCAGCTGATGATCTCAAG AAGATTCGTTGTTACATTTGCAATGACTTTGGTCATCTCAGCTGTGTCAAACTTCCAGATGCAAGTCCAACAGAAGTTTCCTGCTACAATTGCGGCCAGTCTGGCCATTTAGGATCT GATTGCTCAAAGTGTCCCAAAGTTGTTCGGGGCTCAAAATCCCCTGCTTTATGCTACAGGTGCAGAGAGGAAGGCCATTTTGCACGATCTTGCACTCTCCCTAGGAAG CATGCTAGGAGAGTTCATGCCGAAACGAGATCGGTGGGGTCTAGTTCTGCTCCTCCTAATCGTGGACCTCAAAATGATGCCAAGGGTGCAACACAAGAAAGTCTAATCGTCAATATCATTCCATAA
- the LOC108460425 gene encoding uncharacterized protein LOC108460425 isoform X10: MQHGEIHTNKKRRRSTDIIQSSEWRSEAEEYEMISSPTAFHKSRAMVETEATVKRKKRRRKRKRMNNWLKLSQFHPHHPNPVDIDVKENKMIEVVQAVKCRTEGIGDKAGSKEANDMSSSSSVDDSLISNISSGTRIGDIVSAKGTINVDGEMVRTELKTFAAEATVDAGMKEMHSLKAKCVETVKLPGKSAKSTVLRNHHKPRYFDPPNSSWTRCLSCGEDHPAAENCMLQKHVKACFLCRCLRHIGKHCSQKIRCYICNDFGHLSCVKLPDASPTEVSCYNCGQSGHLGSDCSKCPKVVRGSKSPALCYRCREEGHFARSCTLPRKHARRVHAETRSVGSSSAPPNRGPQNDAKGATQESLIVNIIP, encoded by the exons ATGCAACATGGAGAAATCCATACCAATAAGAAACGGAGGAGAAGCACAGACATAATACAAAGTAGTGAATGGAGATCCGAGGCTGAAGAATATGAAATGATTTCCAGTCCAACTGCCTTTCACAAGTCCAGAGCTATGGTGGAAACAGAAGCTACtgtcaaaagaaagaaaagaaggagaaagagaaaaaggatgaacaattggCTTAAACTTTCACAGTTTCATCCTCATCACCCAAATCCT GTTGAtattgatgttaaggaaaataaGATGATAGAAGTTGTACAAGCAGTAAAATGTAGAACAGAGGGAATTGGTGATAAAGCAGGCTCTAAGGAGGCCAATGATATGAGTTCCTCATCTTCGGTGGATGATAGTTTGATCTCGAATATTAGCTCTGGAACACGCATCGGAGATATAGTGTCAGCAAAGGGTACAATAAATGTAGATGGTGAGATGGTCAGAACTGAGCTAAAAACCTTTGCAGCAGAAGCAACT GTTGATGCTGGAATGAAAGAAATGCATTCATTGAAAGCTAAATGTGTAGAAACTGTAAAATTACCCGGAAAATCAGCTAAGAGCACTGTGCTGCGAAACCATCAT AAACCAAGATATTTTGATCCTCCAAACAGCAGCTGGACTAGGTGTCTCAGTTGCGGAGAAGATCATCCAGCAGCAGAAAACTGTATGCTGCAAAAGCATGTGAAAGCATGCTTTCTCTGCAGGTGTCTTCGGCATATTGGAAAGCATTGCTCACAG AAGATTCGTTGTTACATTTGCAATGACTTTGGTCATCTCAGCTGTGTCAAACTTCCAGATGCAAGTCCAACAGAAGTTTCCTGCTACAATTGCGGCCAGTCTGGCCATTTAGGATCT GATTGCTCAAAGTGTCCCAAAGTTGTTCGGGGCTCAAAATCCCCTGCTTTATGCTACAGGTGCAGAGAGGAAGGCCATTTTGCACGATCTTGCACTCTCCCTAGGAAG CATGCTAGGAGAGTTCATGCCGAAACGAGATCGGTGGGGTCTAGTTCTGCTCCTCCTAATCGTGGACCTCAAAATGATGCCAAGGGTGCAACACAAGAAAGTCTAATCGTCAATATCATTCCATAA
- the LOC108460425 gene encoding uncharacterized protein LOC108460425 isoform X2, whose amino-acid sequence MQHGEIHTNKKRRRSTDIIQSSEWRSEAEEYEMISSPTAFHKSRAMVETEATVKRKKRRRKRKRMNNWLKLSQFHPHHPNPLEAGKPAFDTEQAGKDQCVDIDVKENKMIEVVQAVKCRTEGIGDKAGSKEANDMSSSSSVDDSLISNISSGTRIGDIVSAKGTINVDGEMVRTELKTFAAEATVDAGMKEMHSLKAKCVETVKLPGKSAKSTVLRNHHKPRYFDPPNSSWTRCLSCGEDHPAAENCMLQKHVKACFLCRCLRHIGKHCSQQGQYCFVCRGTFDQASDCPKKQKENNLNYNVCLRCGDSGHDMFSCRSDYSADDLKKIRCYICNDFGHLSCVKLPDASPTEVSCYNCGQSGHLGSDCSKCPKVVRGSKSPALCYRCREEGHFARSCTLPRKHARRVHAETRSVGSSSAPPNRGPQNDAKGATQESLIVNIIP is encoded by the exons ATGCAACATGGAGAAATCCATACCAATAAGAAACGGAGGAGAAGCACAGACATAATACAAAGTAGTGAATGGAGATCCGAGGCTGAAGAATATGAAATGATTTCCAGTCCAACTGCCTTTCACAAGTCCAGAGCTATGGTGGAAACAGAAGCTACtgtcaaaagaaagaaaagaaggagaaagagaaaaaggatgaacaattggCTTAAACTTTCACAGTTTCATCCTCATCACCCAAATCCT CTGGAAGCTGGAAAGCCTGCATTTGACACAGAGCAGGCTGGCAAAGATCAATGT GTTGAtattgatgttaaggaaaataaGATGATAGAAGTTGTACAAGCAGTAAAATGTAGAACAGAGGGAATTGGTGATAAAGCAGGCTCTAAGGAGGCCAATGATATGAGTTCCTCATCTTCGGTGGATGATAGTTTGATCTCGAATATTAGCTCTGGAACACGCATCGGAGATATAGTGTCAGCAAAGGGTACAATAAATGTAGATGGTGAGATGGTCAGAACTGAGCTAAAAACCTTTGCAGCAGAAGCAACT GTTGATGCTGGAATGAAAGAAATGCATTCATTGAAAGCTAAATGTGTAGAAACTGTAAAATTACCCGGAAAATCAGCTAAGAGCACTGTGCTGCGAAACCATCAT AAACCAAGATATTTTGATCCTCCAAACAGCAGCTGGACTAGGTGTCTCAGTTGCGGAGAAGATCATCCAGCAGCAGAAAACTGTATGCTGCAAAAGCATGTGAAAGCATGCTTTCTCTGCAGGTGTCTTCGGCATATTGGAAAGCATTGCTCACAG CAGGGTCAATATTGTTTTGTCTGCAGAGGAACGTTTGACCAAGCCAGTGATTGTccaaagaaacaaaaagaaaacaatttGAATTATAATGTTTGTTTGAGATGTGGAGATTCTGGACATGATATGTTCTCATGTAGAAGTGATTATTCAGCTGATGATCTCAAG AAGATTCGTTGTTACATTTGCAATGACTTTGGTCATCTCAGCTGTGTCAAACTTCCAGATGCAAGTCCAACAGAAGTTTCCTGCTACAATTGCGGCCAGTCTGGCCATTTAGGATCT GATTGCTCAAAGTGTCCCAAAGTTGTTCGGGGCTCAAAATCCCCTGCTTTATGCTACAGGTGCAGAGAGGAAGGCCATTTTGCACGATCTTGCACTCTCCCTAGGAAG CATGCTAGGAGAGTTCATGCCGAAACGAGATCGGTGGGGTCTAGTTCTGCTCCTCCTAATCGTGGACCTCAAAATGATGCCAAGGGTGCAACACAAGAAAGTCTAATCGTCAATATCATTCCATAA
- the LOC108460425 gene encoding uncharacterized protein LOC108460425 isoform X1, whose amino-acid sequence MQHGEIHTNKKRRRSTDIIQSSEWRSEAEEYEMISSPTAFHKSRAMVETEATVKRKKRRRKRKRMNNWLKLSQFHPHHPNPLEAGKPAFDTEQAGKDQCVDIDVKENKMIEVVQAVKCRTEGIGDKAGSKEANDMSSSSSVDDSLISNISSGTRIGDIVSAKGTINVDGEMVRTELKTFAAEATVDAGMKEMHSLKAKCVETVKLPGKSAKSTVLRNHHQKPRYFDPPNSSWTRCLSCGEDHPAAENCMLQKHVKACFLCRCLRHIGKHCSQQGQYCFVCRGTFDQASDCPKKQKENNLNYNVCLRCGDSGHDMFSCRSDYSADDLKKIRCYICNDFGHLSCVKLPDASPTEVSCYNCGQSGHLGSDCSKCPKVVRGSKSPALCYRCREEGHFARSCTLPRKHARRVHAETRSVGSSSAPPNRGPQNDAKGATQESLIVNIIP is encoded by the exons ATGCAACATGGAGAAATCCATACCAATAAGAAACGGAGGAGAAGCACAGACATAATACAAAGTAGTGAATGGAGATCCGAGGCTGAAGAATATGAAATGATTTCCAGTCCAACTGCCTTTCACAAGTCCAGAGCTATGGTGGAAACAGAAGCTACtgtcaaaagaaagaaaagaaggagaaagagaaaaaggatgaacaattggCTTAAACTTTCACAGTTTCATCCTCATCACCCAAATCCT CTGGAAGCTGGAAAGCCTGCATTTGACACAGAGCAGGCTGGCAAAGATCAATGT GTTGAtattgatgttaaggaaaataaGATGATAGAAGTTGTACAAGCAGTAAAATGTAGAACAGAGGGAATTGGTGATAAAGCAGGCTCTAAGGAGGCCAATGATATGAGTTCCTCATCTTCGGTGGATGATAGTTTGATCTCGAATATTAGCTCTGGAACACGCATCGGAGATATAGTGTCAGCAAAGGGTACAATAAATGTAGATGGTGAGATGGTCAGAACTGAGCTAAAAACCTTTGCAGCAGAAGCAACT GTTGATGCTGGAATGAAAGAAATGCATTCATTGAAAGCTAAATGTGTAGAAACTGTAAAATTACCCGGAAAATCAGCTAAGAGCACTGTGCTGCGAAACCATCAT CAGAAACCAAGATATTTTGATCCTCCAAACAGCAGCTGGACTAGGTGTCTCAGTTGCGGAGAAGATCATCCAGCAGCAGAAAACTGTATGCTGCAAAAGCATGTGAAAGCATGCTTTCTCTGCAGGTGTCTTCGGCATATTGGAAAGCATTGCTCACAG CAGGGTCAATATTGTTTTGTCTGCAGAGGAACGTTTGACCAAGCCAGTGATTGTccaaagaaacaaaaagaaaacaatttGAATTATAATGTTTGTTTGAGATGTGGAGATTCTGGACATGATATGTTCTCATGTAGAAGTGATTATTCAGCTGATGATCTCAAG AAGATTCGTTGTTACATTTGCAATGACTTTGGTCATCTCAGCTGTGTCAAACTTCCAGATGCAAGTCCAACAGAAGTTTCCTGCTACAATTGCGGCCAGTCTGGCCATTTAGGATCT GATTGCTCAAAGTGTCCCAAAGTTGTTCGGGGCTCAAAATCCCCTGCTTTATGCTACAGGTGCAGAGAGGAAGGCCATTTTGCACGATCTTGCACTCTCCCTAGGAAG CATGCTAGGAGAGTTCATGCCGAAACGAGATCGGTGGGGTCTAGTTCTGCTCCTCCTAATCGTGGACCTCAAAATGATGCCAAGGGTGCAACACAAGAAAGTCTAATCGTCAATATCATTCCATAA
- the LOC108460425 gene encoding uncharacterized protein LOC108460425 isoform X4, translating into MQHGEIHTNKKRRRSTDIIQSSEWRSEAEEYEMISSPTAFHKSRAMVETEATVKRKKRRRKRKRMNNWLKLSQFHPHHPNPLEAGKPAFDTEQAGKDQCVDIDVKENKMIEVVQAVKCRTEGIGDKAGSKEANDMSSSSSVDDSLISNISSGTRIGDIVSAKGTINVDGEMVRTELKTFAAEATVDAGMKEMHSLKAKCVETVKLPGKSAKSTVLRNHHKPRYFDPPNSSWTRCLSCGEDHPAAENCMLQKHVKACFLCRCLRHIGKHCSQGQYCFVCRGTFDQASDCPKKQKENNLNYNVCLRCGDSGHDMFSCRSDYSADDLKKIRCYICNDFGHLSCVKLPDASPTEVSCYNCGQSGHLGSDCSKCPKVVRGSKSPALCYRCREEGHFARSCTLPRKHARRVHAETRSVGSSSAPPNRGPQNDAKGATQESLIVNIIP; encoded by the exons ATGCAACATGGAGAAATCCATACCAATAAGAAACGGAGGAGAAGCACAGACATAATACAAAGTAGTGAATGGAGATCCGAGGCTGAAGAATATGAAATGATTTCCAGTCCAACTGCCTTTCACAAGTCCAGAGCTATGGTGGAAACAGAAGCTACtgtcaaaagaaagaaaagaaggagaaagagaaaaaggatgaacaattggCTTAAACTTTCACAGTTTCATCCTCATCACCCAAATCCT CTGGAAGCTGGAAAGCCTGCATTTGACACAGAGCAGGCTGGCAAAGATCAATGT GTTGAtattgatgttaaggaaaataaGATGATAGAAGTTGTACAAGCAGTAAAATGTAGAACAGAGGGAATTGGTGATAAAGCAGGCTCTAAGGAGGCCAATGATATGAGTTCCTCATCTTCGGTGGATGATAGTTTGATCTCGAATATTAGCTCTGGAACACGCATCGGAGATATAGTGTCAGCAAAGGGTACAATAAATGTAGATGGTGAGATGGTCAGAACTGAGCTAAAAACCTTTGCAGCAGAAGCAACT GTTGATGCTGGAATGAAAGAAATGCATTCATTGAAAGCTAAATGTGTAGAAACTGTAAAATTACCCGGAAAATCAGCTAAGAGCACTGTGCTGCGAAACCATCAT AAACCAAGATATTTTGATCCTCCAAACAGCAGCTGGACTAGGTGTCTCAGTTGCGGAGAAGATCATCCAGCAGCAGAAAACTGTATGCTGCAAAAGCATGTGAAAGCATGCTTTCTCTGCAGGTGTCTTCGGCATATTGGAAAGCATTGCTCACAG GGTCAATATTGTTTTGTCTGCAGAGGAACGTTTGACCAAGCCAGTGATTGTccaaagaaacaaaaagaaaacaatttGAATTATAATGTTTGTTTGAGATGTGGAGATTCTGGACATGATATGTTCTCATGTAGAAGTGATTATTCAGCTGATGATCTCAAG AAGATTCGTTGTTACATTTGCAATGACTTTGGTCATCTCAGCTGTGTCAAACTTCCAGATGCAAGTCCAACAGAAGTTTCCTGCTACAATTGCGGCCAGTCTGGCCATTTAGGATCT GATTGCTCAAAGTGTCCCAAAGTTGTTCGGGGCTCAAAATCCCCTGCTTTATGCTACAGGTGCAGAGAGGAAGGCCATTTTGCACGATCTTGCACTCTCCCTAGGAAG CATGCTAGGAGAGTTCATGCCGAAACGAGATCGGTGGGGTCTAGTTCTGCTCCTCCTAATCGTGGACCTCAAAATGATGCCAAGGGTGCAACACAAGAAAGTCTAATCGTCAATATCATTCCATAA
- the LOC108460425 gene encoding uncharacterized protein LOC108460425 isoform X3, giving the protein MQHGEIHTNKKRRRSTDIIQSSEWRSEAEEYEMISSPTAFHKSRAMVETEATVKRKKRRRKRKRMNNWLKLSQFHPHHPNPLEAGKPAFDTEQAGKDQCVDIDVKENKMIEVVQAVKCRTEGIGDKAGSKEANDMSSSSSVDDSLISNISSGTRIGDIVSAKGTINVDGEMVRTELKTFAAEATVDAGMKEMHSLKAKCVETVKLPGKSAKSTVLRNHHQKPRYFDPPNSSWTRCLSCGEDHPAAENCMLQKHVKACFLCRCLRHIGKHCSQGQYCFVCRGTFDQASDCPKKQKENNLNYNVCLRCGDSGHDMFSCRSDYSADDLKKIRCYICNDFGHLSCVKLPDASPTEVSCYNCGQSGHLGSDCSKCPKVVRGSKSPALCYRCREEGHFARSCTLPRKHARRVHAETRSVGSSSAPPNRGPQNDAKGATQESLIVNIIP; this is encoded by the exons ATGCAACATGGAGAAATCCATACCAATAAGAAACGGAGGAGAAGCACAGACATAATACAAAGTAGTGAATGGAGATCCGAGGCTGAAGAATATGAAATGATTTCCAGTCCAACTGCCTTTCACAAGTCCAGAGCTATGGTGGAAACAGAAGCTACtgtcaaaagaaagaaaagaaggagaaagagaaaaaggatgaacaattggCTTAAACTTTCACAGTTTCATCCTCATCACCCAAATCCT CTGGAAGCTGGAAAGCCTGCATTTGACACAGAGCAGGCTGGCAAAGATCAATGT GTTGAtattgatgttaaggaaaataaGATGATAGAAGTTGTACAAGCAGTAAAATGTAGAACAGAGGGAATTGGTGATAAAGCAGGCTCTAAGGAGGCCAATGATATGAGTTCCTCATCTTCGGTGGATGATAGTTTGATCTCGAATATTAGCTCTGGAACACGCATCGGAGATATAGTGTCAGCAAAGGGTACAATAAATGTAGATGGTGAGATGGTCAGAACTGAGCTAAAAACCTTTGCAGCAGAAGCAACT GTTGATGCTGGAATGAAAGAAATGCATTCATTGAAAGCTAAATGTGTAGAAACTGTAAAATTACCCGGAAAATCAGCTAAGAGCACTGTGCTGCGAAACCATCAT CAGAAACCAAGATATTTTGATCCTCCAAACAGCAGCTGGACTAGGTGTCTCAGTTGCGGAGAAGATCATCCAGCAGCAGAAAACTGTATGCTGCAAAAGCATGTGAAAGCATGCTTTCTCTGCAGGTGTCTTCGGCATATTGGAAAGCATTGCTCACAG GGTCAATATTGTTTTGTCTGCAGAGGAACGTTTGACCAAGCCAGTGATTGTccaaagaaacaaaaagaaaacaatttGAATTATAATGTTTGTTTGAGATGTGGAGATTCTGGACATGATATGTTCTCATGTAGAAGTGATTATTCAGCTGATGATCTCAAG AAGATTCGTTGTTACATTTGCAATGACTTTGGTCATCTCAGCTGTGTCAAACTTCCAGATGCAAGTCCAACAGAAGTTTCCTGCTACAATTGCGGCCAGTCTGGCCATTTAGGATCT GATTGCTCAAAGTGTCCCAAAGTTGTTCGGGGCTCAAAATCCCCTGCTTTATGCTACAGGTGCAGAGAGGAAGGCCATTTTGCACGATCTTGCACTCTCCCTAGGAAG CATGCTAGGAGAGTTCATGCCGAAACGAGATCGGTGGGGTCTAGTTCTGCTCCTCCTAATCGTGGACCTCAAAATGATGCCAAGGGTGCAACACAAGAAAGTCTAATCGTCAATATCATTCCATAA